A window of Bacillus toyonensis BCT-7112 genomic DNA:
TTCTTAGGATTAATTTTCTTTGGCCTTGGAAACGCTCTTGCAGTCAAAGTTAAATTTCTCGGTTTGCATCCGTGGGAAGTTTTAAATATGGCCCTCTACCAAAGATTTGGATGGACCATTGGTACGTGGAGTGTCATATGTGGATTATGTCTCGTTCTCATTTCTTTACTAGTAGATCGAAAATATATAAACGTGGGCACATTTTTAAATGCACTACTTATCGGTCCTATTATGGACTTTTTCTTACAATCAAATATCCTTCCAAACGCTACTCATTATTTATGGATAAACTTACTCATCTTATTTTCCGGTATTGCAATCACAGGTATTGGGGGAGGTATGTATGTTGCGGCTGGAATTGGCGCTGGACCTCGCGATGGATTCATGCTTACTATTTCCGACAAAACGGGACTGTCTATTAGTCGTGCTAGAATCATAGTAGAATGCGTTGTATTAGTTATTGGATATATGCTAGGAGGTCCTGTTTTCATCGTAACGTTTCTATACACTTTTATTCAAAGTCCAATCTTTCAGCAATCATTTACAGTATTTCAAACACTTTTACATACTTTACATAACAAAAATAAAGAGCAAATTAATGAAAATATATAAAATACAACTGAATACCTATTGCTCTTTTCATTAACTTTCTAACAAATAATTCACCCTATTTACGATTCCCACCGCAAATAGGGTGTTTCTTTTTTTATCTCACAATATAAAAATATATACTACTCACTCACAGTAAAAGTATAGATATCGTCATAAACACAACCATTTACCCTAATCACATACTCGCCAGGTTTACTAAAACTAATTGTATATTTATTTAGCTGAATTGCTTCTTTATCTCCCGAAAGAACATCAATACTTCTACCACTCAATAAATAATGCTCACTTTGATTCATCTTTACATGAATCGCATTAACATTCTCCTCTTGCACTTGCGATGTTTCTGCAGCACTTATACTCGGTTCTAAAAAAAGTAGTCCGCTTAATCCAATTGTCCCCGCTAAAGCTACTCCCGCAAATTTCTTCATCTTTTTCATCACAATGACCTCCTTCTAAATTTAGCGCAAAGGCGATGTCTCCCCCTTACACCACAAAGCCTATATGTAACGGAATAAAAAGTAAACACGTACAACAAGACAAAATTCTACATCTTTTTCTCCTAATGCATATAAATCCAACGTTTGGAGTTTTGACACATTTAAAATTGTTTCCCTAAACCAATTCCCCCATAATTTATTCAAACACTGAATAATTACTTATTGATGTAACATTCTAAAAATAGTTGATAAAGATGCTTTCTATTCAAATAAAAAAGATTTTGCTATAAAAGTAACTTTTACAGCAAAATCCATGCAACCAATTTTATTCAGCTTTCCATAATCTCTCTA
This region includes:
- a CDS encoding YczE/YyaS/YitT family protein; its protein translation is MRLTLFRYFLFFLGLIFFGLGNALAVKVKFLGLHPWEVLNMALYQRFGWTIGTWSVICGLCLVLISLLVDRKYINVGTFLNALLIGPIMDFFLQSNILPNATHYLWINLLILFSGIAITGIGGGMYVAAGIGAGPRDGFMLTISDKTGLSISRARIIVECVVLVIGYMLGGPVFIVTFLYTFIQSPIFQQSFTVFQTLLHTLHNKNKEQINENI